The Agrococcus carbonis genome has a window encoding:
- a CDS encoding glutamate synthase subunit beta — MADPRGFLKVTERELPKKRPVPVRILDWREIGEPGDRAVLQRQAGRCMDCGVPFCHQGCPLGNLIPEWNDLTWRGEGRAASDRLHATNNFPELTGRLCPAPCESSCVLGINQPAVTIKSIEQSIADEAFANGWTEPHPPARLTGKTVAVVGSGPAGLAAAQQLTRAGHTVAVYERDDRIGGLLRYGIPDFKLEKRTIDARLAQMQAEGTRFRAGVEIGRDLSWDDLYDRFDAVVVATGAPVARELDIPGRGLDGVHLAMDYLVQQNRAVAGATRADQISAAGKHVVVLGGGDTGSDCIGTAHRQGALSVTNLAIGVQPPAERPAHQPWPVHPNLFEVQTSHEEGGAREYLVSTVEFLANGAGEVRALRIADTEIVDGVRRPKAGTERELPADLVLLALGFTGADASIGDALGVPFERGLPQRRADFSTDRPGVFVAGDAGRGASLIVWAIAEGRATAAAVDAYLEGSSELPSPVRATDRPFAA, encoded by the coding sequence GTGGCTGATCCTCGTGGATTCCTGAAGGTGACGGAGCGCGAGCTCCCGAAGAAGCGACCCGTGCCGGTCCGCATCCTCGACTGGCGCGAGATCGGCGAGCCGGGGGACCGCGCGGTGCTGCAGCGCCAGGCCGGGCGCTGCATGGACTGCGGCGTGCCGTTCTGCCACCAGGGCTGCCCGCTCGGCAACCTCATCCCCGAGTGGAACGACCTCACGTGGCGCGGCGAGGGGCGCGCCGCGAGCGACCGGCTGCACGCGACGAACAACTTCCCCGAGCTCACCGGGCGGCTGTGCCCGGCGCCGTGCGAGTCGTCGTGCGTGCTCGGCATCAACCAGCCCGCGGTGACGATCAAGTCGATCGAGCAGTCGATCGCCGACGAGGCGTTCGCGAACGGCTGGACGGAGCCGCATCCGCCCGCACGCCTCACCGGCAAGACGGTCGCGGTCGTCGGCTCGGGCCCCGCGGGGCTCGCCGCCGCGCAGCAGCTCACGCGCGCGGGGCACACCGTGGCCGTGTACGAGCGCGACGACCGCATCGGCGGCCTGCTGCGCTACGGCATCCCCGACTTCAAGCTCGAGAAGCGCACGATCGACGCGCGCCTCGCGCAGATGCAGGCGGAGGGCACGCGCTTCCGCGCGGGCGTCGAGATCGGCCGCGACCTCAGCTGGGACGACCTGTACGACCGCTTCGACGCGGTCGTCGTCGCGACCGGCGCTCCCGTCGCGCGCGAGCTCGACATCCCGGGCCGCGGCCTCGACGGCGTGCACCTCGCGATGGACTACCTCGTGCAGCAGAACCGCGCGGTCGCCGGCGCCACCCGCGCCGACCAGATCTCGGCGGCGGGCAAGCACGTCGTCGTGCTCGGCGGCGGCGACACCGGCTCCGACTGCATCGGCACCGCGCACCGCCAGGGCGCGCTCTCGGTCACGAACCTCGCGATCGGCGTGCAGCCGCCCGCTGAGCGGCCCGCGCACCAGCCGTGGCCCGTGCACCCGAACCTCTTCGAGGTGCAGACGAGCCACGAGGAGGGCGGCGCGCGCGAGTACCTCGTCTCGACCGTCGAGTTCCTCGCGAACGGGGCCGGCGAGGTGCGGGCGCTCCGCATCGCCGACACCGAGATCGTCGACGGCGTGCGGCGGCCCAAGGCCGGCACCGAGCGCGAGCTCCCCGCCGACCTCGTGCTGCTCGCGCTCGGCTTCACGGGTGCGGATGCGTCGATCGGCGACGCGCTCGGCGTCCCGTTCGAGCGCGGCCTGCCGCAGCGGCGGGCCGACTTCTCGACCGACCGCCCGGGCGTCTTCGTGGCCGGCGACGCCGGACGCGGCGCATCCCTCATCGTGTGGGCGATCGCCGAGGGCCGCGCGACGGCCGCGGCGGTCGACGCCTACCTCGAGGGATCGAGCGAGCTGCCGTCGCCGGTGCGAGCGACCGACCGCCCCTTCGCGGCGTGA
- the gltB gene encoding glutamate synthase large subunit, translated as MHTSSDLTNGAFTSRGLGLPAASGLYDPRHERDSCGLAMVATTRGTAGHDIVALALDALRNLEHRGAVGSDAGTGDGAGILTQMPDAFLRAVVGFDLPAAGSYAAGLAFLPTDAAERERVQERIWELAGQERLRVLGWREVPTDPSALGKLARAAMPSIHQLFVMGANGPTSGIELDRLTWRLRKRIEREVGEYLPSLSSRTITYKGMVTTLQLEPFYPDLSDSRFETKLAIVHSRYSTNTFPSWPLAQPLRMIAHNGEINTVEGNRNWMRARESQLASELLGDLRPLRPIVTPGMSDSASFDEVLELLTLAGRSLPHAVMMMVPPAWENQPDMPQELRDFAEYHSLLMEPWDGPAAISFTDGTLVGATLDRNGLRPGRWLETSDGLVVLASETGVLPIEPSRVVRRGRLQPGVLFLVDTAAGRIVPDAEVKRELASMEPWGEWLDSSRIHLTDLPDREHVAHTPASVTRRQRTFGYTEEEVRILIAPMAKTGAEPLGAMGSDTPVAVLAERPRLLFDYFTQAFAQVTNPPLDSLRESIVTSMTMGLGPVRNLLTATPSHASQIILDFPVIDNDELAKIRAIDRTPGSRRTVVIKGLYRVEDGHEGMERRLDEMCREVDEAIVEGAQYVILSDRDSTDQLAPIPTLLMTSAVHHHLISASTRMRVGIVVEAGDVREVHHVALLIGYGASAVNPYLAMETAEQLALTGQLGADVDTAVRNLNKALGKGVTKIMSKMGISTVGSYGGAQAFEAVGLSQALVDRYFTGTHSPLGGVGLEVIAEENRLRHRAAYPDERAPLAHERLATGGEYQWRRDGAPHLFSPETVFKLQHATRTGRYEVFEEYTRLVDDQAEQLKTLRGLMRFKTDAVTPVPIDEVEPVSEIVKRFSTGAMSYGSISKEAHETLAIAMNRLGAKSNTGEGGEDVERLLDPERRSAIKQVASGRFGVTSMYLTHADDLQIKMAQGAKPGEGGQLPPGKVYPWVARTRHATAGVGLISPPPHHDIYSIEDLKQLIFDLKRANASARVHVKLVSQSGIGAVAAGVAKAKADVVLVSGHDGGTGASPLNSLKHAGTPWEIGLAETQHTLMVNGLRERVSVQVDGQLKTGRDVLIGALLGAEEFGFATAPLVVSGCIMMRVCHLDTCPVGVATQNPVLRERFTGKPEFVVQFFEFLAQQVRELLASLGLRSIDEAIGRADLLDVDPAVRHWKASGLDLAPVLTAPAGVQGAPRKTVEQDHELEQQLDTHLLPQLAAALDAGERLVLDLEIANTDRAVGTMLGHAVTKRAGEAGLEPGTVDLTLRGSAGQSLGAFIPRGIALRLVGDANDYVGKGLSGGLITVRPPEDAALVAERNVIAGNVIGYGATAGELYLRGVVGERFLVRNSGATAVCEGVGDHALEYMTGGTAVILGATGRNIGAGMSGGCAYILDLDRRLLNQDSFHQGELRIDPLRDEDRIELRAILARHVELTGSAVAERLLATDFERFSKLVPRDWAMVRDIRLDAERQGVDPDSDNIWRKILEVTGG; from the coding sequence ATGCACACGTCCAGCGATCTCACGAACGGGGCCTTCACCTCGCGGGGCCTCGGCCTGCCGGCCGCCTCAGGGCTCTACGACCCGAGGCACGAGCGGGACTCCTGCGGATTGGCGATGGTCGCCACGACGCGGGGCACGGCAGGCCATGACATCGTCGCGCTGGCGCTCGATGCGCTGCGCAACCTGGAGCACCGCGGCGCGGTCGGCTCCGACGCGGGGACGGGCGACGGCGCGGGCATCCTGACCCAGATGCCGGATGCGTTCCTGCGGGCCGTGGTGGGCTTCGACCTCCCGGCCGCCGGCAGCTACGCCGCGGGTCTCGCGTTCCTCCCCACCGACGCCGCAGAGCGCGAGCGGGTGCAGGAGCGCATCTGGGAGCTCGCCGGCCAGGAGCGCCTGCGGGTGCTCGGCTGGCGCGAGGTGCCGACGGATCCCTCGGCGCTCGGCAAGCTCGCGAGGGCAGCGATGCCCTCCATCCACCAGCTGTTCGTCATGGGGGCGAACGGCCCCACCTCCGGCATCGAGCTCGACCGGCTCACGTGGCGCCTCCGCAAGCGCATCGAGCGCGAGGTGGGGGAGTACCTGCCCTCGCTGTCGAGCCGCACCATCACCTACAAGGGCATGGTGACGACGCTCCAGCTCGAGCCCTTCTACCCCGACCTGTCGGACTCTCGCTTCGAGACCAAGCTCGCGATCGTCCACTCCCGCTACTCGACGAACACGTTCCCGTCGTGGCCGCTCGCGCAGCCGCTGCGCATGATCGCCCACAACGGCGAGATCAACACCGTCGAGGGCAACCGCAACTGGATGCGCGCGCGCGAGTCGCAGCTCGCCTCCGAGCTGCTCGGCGACCTGCGGCCGCTGCGGCCGATCGTGACGCCCGGCATGAGCGACTCCGCCTCGTTCGACGAGGTGCTCGAGCTGCTGACGCTCGCGGGCCGCTCGCTGCCGCACGCCGTCATGATGATGGTGCCGCCGGCGTGGGAGAACCAGCCCGACATGCCCCAGGAGCTCCGCGACTTCGCCGAGTACCACTCGCTGCTCATGGAGCCGTGGGACGGCCCCGCGGCGATCTCGTTCACCGACGGCACCCTCGTCGGCGCGACCCTCGACCGCAACGGCCTGCGCCCGGGGCGCTGGCTCGAGACCTCCGACGGCCTCGTCGTGCTCGCGAGCGAGACGGGCGTGCTCCCGATCGAGCCGAGCCGGGTCGTCCGGCGCGGTCGCCTGCAGCCGGGTGTGCTCTTCCTCGTCGACACCGCCGCGGGCCGCATCGTGCCCGATGCCGAGGTCAAGCGCGAGCTCGCGTCGATGGAGCCGTGGGGCGAGTGGCTCGACTCGAGCCGCATCCACCTCACCGACCTCCCGGACCGCGAGCACGTCGCGCACACCCCCGCATCCGTCACCCGCCGCCAGCGCACGTTCGGCTACACCGAGGAGGAGGTGCGGATCCTCATCGCGCCGATGGCCAAGACCGGCGCCGAGCCGCTCGGCGCGATGGGCTCGGACACGCCCGTGGCGGTGCTCGCCGAGCGGCCGCGGCTGCTGTTCGACTACTTCACGCAGGCGTTCGCGCAGGTGACGAACCCGCCGCTCGACAGCCTGCGGGAGTCGATCGTCACGAGCATGACGATGGGGCTCGGGCCCGTGCGCAACCTGCTGACGGCGACGCCGTCGCACGCGAGCCAGATCATCCTCGACTTCCCCGTGATCGACAACGACGAGCTCGCGAAGATCCGCGCGATCGACCGCACGCCAGGATCGCGCCGCACGGTCGTCATCAAGGGGCTCTACCGCGTCGAGGACGGCCACGAGGGCATGGAGCGGCGGCTCGACGAGATGTGCCGCGAGGTCGACGAGGCGATCGTCGAGGGCGCGCAGTACGTCATCCTCTCCGACCGCGACTCGACCGACCAGCTCGCGCCCATCCCGACCCTGCTCATGACGAGCGCCGTGCACCACCACCTGATCAGCGCATCCACGCGCATGCGCGTCGGCATCGTCGTCGAGGCGGGCGACGTGCGCGAGGTGCACCACGTGGCGCTGCTCATCGGCTACGGCGCGAGCGCCGTCAACCCCTACCTCGCGATGGAGACCGCCGAGCAGCTCGCCCTCACCGGCCAGCTCGGCGCCGACGTCGACACCGCGGTGCGCAACCTCAACAAGGCGCTCGGCAAGGGCGTGACGAAGATCATGTCGAAGATGGGCATCTCGACCGTCGGCTCGTACGGCGGCGCGCAGGCCTTCGAGGCCGTCGGCCTCTCGCAGGCCCTCGTCGACCGCTACTTCACCGGGACCCACTCGCCGCTCGGCGGCGTCGGGCTCGAGGTGATCGCCGAGGAGAACCGCCTCCGCCACCGCGCTGCCTACCCGGACGAGCGGGCGCCGCTCGCGCACGAGCGGCTCGCGACGGGCGGCGAGTACCAGTGGCGCCGCGACGGCGCCCCGCACCTGTTCAGCCCGGAGACGGTCTTCAAGCTGCAGCACGCGACCCGCACCGGCCGCTACGAGGTCTTCGAGGAGTACACCCGGCTCGTCGACGACCAGGCCGAGCAGCTCAAGACGCTCCGCGGCCTCATGCGCTTCAAGACGGATGCGGTGACGCCCGTGCCGATCGACGAGGTCGAGCCGGTCTCCGAGATCGTCAAGCGCTTCTCGACCGGCGCGATGAGCTACGGCTCGATCTCGAAGGAGGCGCACGAGACGCTGGCGATCGCGATGAACCGGCTCGGCGCGAAGTCGAACACCGGGGAGGGCGGCGAGGACGTCGAGCGGCTCCTCGACCCCGAGCGGCGCAGCGCGATCAAGCAGGTCGCGTCGGGCCGCTTCGGCGTCACGAGCATGTACCTCACCCACGCCGACGACCTGCAGATCAAGATGGCGCAGGGCGCGAAGCCCGGCGAGGGCGGCCAGCTGCCGCCGGGCAAGGTCTACCCGTGGGTCGCGCGCACGCGGCACGCGACCGCGGGCGTCGGGCTCATCTCGCCCCCGCCGCACCACGACATCTACTCGATCGAGGATCTCAAGCAGCTCATCTTCGACCTCAAGCGCGCCAACGCATCCGCCCGGGTGCACGTGAAGCTCGTCTCGCAGTCGGGCATCGGCGCGGTCGCGGCGGGCGTCGCGAAGGCGAAGGCCGACGTCGTGCTCGTCTCCGGCCACGACGGCGGCACGGGCGCGAGCCCGCTCAACTCCCTCAAGCACGCGGGCACCCCGTGGGAGATCGGCCTCGCCGAGACGCAGCACACCCTGATGGTCAACGGGCTGCGCGAGCGCGTGAGCGTGCAGGTCGACGGGCAGCTGAAGACGGGCCGCGACGTCCTGATCGGCGCGCTCCTCGGCGCCGAGGAGTTCGGCTTCGCGACCGCACCCCTCGTCGTCTCCGGCTGCATCATGATGCGCGTCTGCCACCTCGACACGTGCCCCGTGGGCGTCGCGACGCAGAACCCGGTGCTGCGCGAGCGCTTCACCGGGAAGCCCGAGTTCGTCGTGCAGTTCTTCGAGTTCCTCGCCCAGCAGGTGCGCGAGCTGCTCGCGTCGCTCGGGCTCCGCTCGATCGACGAGGCGATCGGCCGCGCCGACCTGCTCGACGTCGACCCGGCGGTGCGCCACTGGAAGGCGTCGGGGCTCGACCTCGCGCCTGTGCTCACGGCCCCCGCCGGCGTGCAGGGCGCGCCGCGGAAGACGGTCGAGCAGGATCACGAGCTCGAGCAGCAGCTCGACACGCACCTGCTGCCGCAGCTCGCCGCCGCGCTCGACGCGGGCGAGCGGCTCGTGCTCGACCTCGAGATCGCCAACACCGACCGCGCCGTCGGCACGATGCTCGGCCACGCGGTGACGAAGCGCGCCGGGGAGGCGGGGCTCGAGCCGGGCACCGTCGACCTGACGCTGCGCGGCTCCGCAGGGCAGTCGCTCGGCGCGTTCATCCCGCGCGGCATCGCGCTGCGGCTCGTGGGCGACGCGAACGACTACGTCGGCAAGGGACTCTCGGGCGGCCTCATCACGGTGCGCCCGCCCGAGGACGCGGCGCTCGTCGCCGAGCGGAACGTCATCGCCGGGAACGTCATCGGCTACGGCGCGACCGCCGGAGAGCTCTACCTGCGCGGCGTCGTGGGCGAGCGCTTCCTCGTGCGCAACTCGGGCGCGACGGCGGTGTGCGAGGGCGTCGGCGACCACGCGCTCGAGTACATGACCGGTGGCACCGCCGTCATCCTCGGCGCGACGGGCCGCAACATCGGCGCGGGCATGTCGGGCGGCTGCGCCTACATCCTCGACCTCGACCGGCGGCTCCTCAACCAGGACTCGTTCCACCAGGGCGAGCTGCGCATCGATCCGCTGCGCGACGAGGATCGCATCGAGCTGCGCGCGATCCTCGCGCGGCACGTCGAGCTCACGGGCTCCGCTGTCGCCGAGCGGCTACTCGCGACCGACTTCGAGCGCTTCTCGAAGCTCGTGCCGCGCGACTGGGCGATGGTGCGCGACATCCGCCTCGATGCCGAGCGGCAGGGCGTCGATCCCGATTCCGACAACATCTGGCGCAAGATCCTGGAGGTGACCGGTGGCTGA
- the lgt gene encoding prolipoprotein diacylglyceryl transferase codes for MVGPSWGIQTYALCILAGIVVATLLTGYRLRQRGVDAGYVIDIAVWAVLLGIAAARLFHVVTHPDDYFGPGRDPMTAFYVWEGGIAIFGALIGGAIGIWIGCRTTGLRFSTFVDALAPGLLLAQAFGRLGNWFNHELFGQPTGLPWGLEIEADNPAFPIGLPPETLFHPTFAYEIVWNVAGAVLLLWLDRKRDVQWGRLIALYLIWYGIGRSVFETIRVDPSELFLGIRTNVWMAFLAIAIGIVVWVVQTRRHPGLEPSPWEPGRDPDAEEGVDSSRYTELPEPRTQDDPEPAAEPAAAQH; via the coding sequence ATGGTCGGCCCCTCGTGGGGCATCCAGACCTACGCGCTGTGCATCCTCGCGGGCATCGTCGTCGCGACGCTGCTCACCGGCTACCGCCTGCGGCAGCGCGGCGTCGACGCCGGCTACGTCATCGACATCGCCGTGTGGGCGGTGCTGCTCGGCATCGCCGCCGCGCGCCTGTTCCATGTCGTCACGCACCCCGACGACTACTTCGGCCCCGGCCGCGACCCGATGACGGCGTTCTACGTCTGGGAGGGCGGCATCGCGATCTTCGGCGCCCTCATCGGCGGCGCGATCGGCATCTGGATCGGCTGCCGCACGACGGGCCTGCGCTTCTCGACGTTCGTCGACGCGCTCGCGCCCGGCCTGCTGCTCGCGCAGGCCTTCGGCCGCCTCGGCAACTGGTTCAATCACGAGCTGTTCGGGCAGCCGACGGGCCTGCCGTGGGGCCTCGAGATCGAGGCCGACAACCCCGCGTTCCCGATCGGCCTGCCACCCGAGACGCTCTTCCACCCGACCTTCGCCTACGAGATCGTCTGGAACGTCGCCGGCGCCGTGCTGCTGCTGTGGCTCGACCGCAAGCGCGACGTGCAGTGGGGCCGCCTCATCGCGCTCTACCTCATCTGGTACGGCATCGGCCGCTCGGTGTTCGAGACGATCCGCGTCGACCCCTCGGAGCTCTTCCTCGGCATCCGCACCAACGTCTGGATGGCGTTCCTCGCGATCGCGATCGGCATCGTCGTCTGGGTGGTCCAGACACGCCGCCACCCGGGCCTCGAGCCCTCGCCGTGGGAGCCCGGTCGCGACCCGGACGCCGAAGAGGGTGTAGATTCTTCCCGCTACACCGAGCTCCCCGAGCCCCGCACCCAGGACGACCCGGAGCCCGCCGCAGAACCCGCGGCCGCGCAGCACTGA
- the trpA gene encoding tryptophan synthase subunit alpha: protein MRAGRRTEDAIRDSGNRALIGYLPVGFPDLATSIEAAVAIAEAGCTAIELGVPYSDPGMDGPVIQAATQATLERGFRLDELFEAIAAITARTDVPVLVMTYWNPVLRYGVERFAEQLAAAGGAGLITPDLTPENAAEWLDAAERHDLDRVFLAAPSSSAARLDAAIAASRGFVYTVSTMGTTGARQDVDAAARTLSDRIAARAAASGTEVLRCVGLGVSTAEQVRDVLAYADGAIVGSALVRALGDGGVPAVRELAASLAAGTLDGGPATSSQSSAPKASAQKGATA from the coding sequence ATGCGTGCAGGGCGCCGCACCGAGGACGCCATCCGCGACAGCGGCAACCGGGCGCTCATCGGCTACCTCCCGGTCGGCTTCCCCGACCTCGCCACGAGCATCGAGGCGGCCGTCGCGATCGCCGAGGCCGGCTGCACGGCCATCGAGCTCGGCGTGCCCTACTCCGACCCCGGCATGGACGGCCCCGTCATCCAGGCCGCGACGCAGGCGACGCTCGAGCGCGGCTTCCGCCTCGACGAGCTCTTCGAGGCGATCGCGGCCATCACCGCTCGCACCGACGTGCCCGTGCTCGTGATGACCTACTGGAACCCGGTGCTCCGCTACGGCGTCGAGCGCTTCGCCGAGCAGCTCGCGGCTGCGGGCGGCGCCGGCCTCATCACGCCCGACCTCACGCCCGAGAACGCCGCCGAGTGGCTCGACGCCGCCGAGCGGCACGACCTCGACCGCGTCTTCCTCGCCGCACCCTCGTCGTCCGCCGCGCGGCTCGACGCCGCGATCGCCGCCTCCCGCGGCTTCGTCTACACCGTCTCGACGATGGGCACGACGGGCGCGCGCCAGGATGTCGACGCGGCCGCCCGCACGCTCTCCGACCGCATCGCGGCCCGCGCCGCCGCATCCGGCACCGAGGTGCTGCGCTGCGTCGGCCTCGGCGTCTCGACCGCCGAGCAGGTGCGCGACGTGCTCGCCTACGCCGACGGCGCGATCGTCGGATCGGCGCTCGTGCGCGCGCTCGGCGACGGGGGCGTGCCGGCGGTGCGCGAGCTCGCCGCCTCCCTCGCCGCCGGTACACTCGACGGCGGTCCGGCGACGTCGTCGCAGTCCTCCGCACCGAAGGCATCAGCACAGAAGGGCGCCACCGCGTGA
- the trpB gene encoding tryptophan synthase subunit beta: protein MSETRLREQHGPWFGAFGGVFMPEPLMAAIDELAACYAECKADPAFQAEFARLSRDYTGRPSMLTEATRLSERAGARILLKREDLNHTGSHKINNVLGQALVAQRLGKTRLIAETGAGQHGVATATAAALFGMECVIYMGEVDTERQALNVARMRLLGAKVVPVTSGSRTLKDAINEGLRDWVANVDTTHYLMGTVAGPHPFPEMVRDFHRAIGEEAREQTIAMTGGLPDAVLACVGGGSNAMGIFHAFLDDEGVRLIGLEAAGDGAETPRHALSIGRGEPGLLHGMRTFLLQDADGQTLESHSISAGLDYPGVGPEHAWLHDIGRAEYWPVSDTEAMDAFLALTRAEGIIPAIESAHAVAGAMRLAQEAPGSTLVVSLSGRGDKDVATAGRWFDMLDEGAQQL from the coding sequence ATGAGCGAGACCCGGCTGCGCGAGCAGCACGGCCCCTGGTTCGGCGCGTTCGGCGGGGTCTTCATGCCCGAGCCGCTCATGGCGGCGATCGACGAGCTCGCCGCGTGCTACGCCGAGTGCAAGGCCGACCCGGCGTTCCAGGCCGAGTTCGCCAGGCTCTCGCGCGACTACACCGGCCGCCCGTCGATGCTCACCGAGGCGACGCGCCTGAGCGAGCGCGCGGGCGCGCGCATCCTGCTCAAGCGCGAGGACCTCAACCACACCGGCAGCCACAAGATCAACAACGTGCTCGGCCAGGCCCTCGTCGCCCAGCGGCTCGGCAAGACGCGCCTCATCGCCGAGACCGGCGCCGGCCAGCACGGCGTCGCGACCGCGACGGCCGCTGCGCTCTTCGGCATGGAGTGCGTCATCTACATGGGCGAGGTCGACACCGAGCGCCAGGCGCTCAACGTCGCCCGGATGCGGCTGCTCGGCGCGAAGGTCGTGCCCGTCACGAGCGGCTCGCGCACCCTCAAGGACGCCATCAACGAGGGCCTGCGCGACTGGGTCGCGAACGTCGACACCACCCACTACCTCATGGGCACGGTCGCGGGCCCGCATCCGTTCCCCGAGATGGTGCGCGACTTCCACCGCGCGATCGGCGAGGAGGCGCGCGAGCAGACGATCGCGATGACGGGCGGCCTGCCGGACGCCGTGCTCGCGTGCGTCGGCGGCGGGTCGAACGCGATGGGCATCTTCCACGCGTTCCTCGACGACGAGGGCGTGCGCCTCATCGGCCTCGAGGCCGCGGGCGACGGCGCCGAGACGCCGCGCCACGCGCTCTCGATCGGGCGCGGCGAGCCGGGGCTCCTCCACGGCATGCGCACGTTCCTGCTGCAGGACGCCGACGGCCAGACGCTCGAGTCGCACTCGATCTCCGCCGGCCTCGACTACCCGGGCGTCGGCCCGGAGCACGCGTGGCTGCACGACATCGGCCGCGCCGAGTACTGGCCGGTGAGCGACACCGAGGCGATGGATGCGTTCCTCGCCCTCACGCGCGCGGAGGGCATCATCCCGGCGATCGAGTCGGCGCACGCCGTCGCGGGCGCGATGCGCCTCGCGCAGGAGGCGCCCGGCTCGACGCTCGTCGTCTCCCTCTCGGGGCGCGGCGACAAGGACGTCGCGACCGCCGGGCGCTGGTTCGACATGCTCGACGAGGGAGCGCAGCAGCTGTGA
- the trpC gene encoding indole-3-glycerol phosphate synthase TrpC has protein sequence MLDALTAGALEDAAQRRESLPTARLESIALATPQPRDAAAILGTPKADSDGPHIIAEVKRASPSKGPLADIPEPAALAARYEAGGASAISVLTEGRRFLGSLEDLQAVRAAVSLPVLRKDFIADEYQLLEARAFGADLALLIVASLEPARLEQLHRFATDLGLSVLVEVHDEREIDAALAVDARILGVNTRDLKTFTMHPERFAELRERIPAGTVAVAESGVREAADVARYRRDGADAVLVGEALVTHGDPEARVAEFGRAS, from the coding sequence GTGCTCGACGCGCTCACCGCGGGCGCGCTCGAGGATGCGGCGCAGCGGCGCGAGTCGCTGCCGACCGCGCGCCTCGAGTCGATCGCGCTCGCCACGCCGCAGCCCCGTGACGCCGCCGCGATCCTCGGCACGCCGAAGGCCGACTCCGACGGCCCGCACATCATCGCCGAGGTGAAGCGCGCGAGCCCGTCGAAGGGCCCGCTCGCCGACATCCCCGAGCCCGCGGCGCTCGCCGCCCGCTACGAGGCCGGCGGCGCGAGCGCGATCAGCGTGCTCACCGAGGGGCGCCGCTTCCTCGGCTCGCTCGAGGATCTGCAGGCCGTGCGCGCCGCCGTGTCGCTGCCGGTGCTGCGCAAGGACTTCATCGCCGACGAGTACCAGCTGCTCGAGGCGCGCGCCTTCGGCGCCGACCTCGCCCTGCTGATCGTCGCGTCGCTCGAGCCGGCGCGGCTCGAGCAGCTGCACCGCTTCGCGACCGACCTCGGCTTGTCGGTGCTCGTCGAGGTGCACGACGAGCGCGAGATCGACGCGGCCCTCGCGGTCGACGCCCGCATCCTGGGCGTCAACACGCGCGACCTCAAGACCTTCACGATGCACCCCGAGCGCTTCGCCGAGCTGCGCGAGCGCATCCCCGCCGGCACCGTCGCGGTCGCCGAGTCGGGCGTCCGCGAGGCCGCCGACGTCGCGCGCTACCGCCGTGACGGGGCGGATGCGGTGCTCGTCGGCGAGGCACTGGTGACGCACGGCGACCCGGAGGCCCGCGTCGCCGAGTTCGGGAGGGCATCATGA
- a CDS encoding DUF6704 family protein: MHVADYDPAFVDPGHGNSRAGWTSVVVMLVAILLGTLFFFLDMPVLVWASAGLLLVGALLWPILAKAGFGAQGH, encoded by the coding sequence CTGCACGTCGCCGACTACGACCCCGCGTTCGTCGACCCCGGCCACGGCAACTCGCGCGCCGGCTGGACGAGCGTCGTCGTCATGCTCGTCGCCATCCTCCTCGGCACGCTCTTCTTCTTCCTCGACATGCCCGTGCTGGTGTGGGCGAGCGCGGGCCTGCTGCTCGTCGGCGCCCTCCTCTGGCCGATCCTTGCCAAGGCCGGCTTCGGCGCGCAGGGCCACTGA
- a CDS encoding Trp biosynthesis-associated membrane protein has product MSRLLARGRTVASALLLLAAALGLLSATQPWASVVLVDGRELAATGQQLAGALTVMALACAVLALVLPLAGRAWRVVLGVLALALGAGLIAHVSAAQGGIGRALDVLVADATGIAGSAQAAEVASLVADGWQGAGFAAGAVAAIAGAWTLATGHRWPARAKRAARYERTGSGLAWDAMDDGEDPTR; this is encoded by the coding sequence GTGAGCCGGCTGCTCGCGCGCGGCCGCACGGTCGCGTCGGCGCTGCTGCTGCTCGCCGCGGCGCTCGGCCTGCTCTCGGCGACGCAGCCCTGGGCGAGCGTCGTGCTCGTCGACGGCCGCGAGCTCGCCGCGACCGGCCAGCAGCTCGCGGGGGCGCTCACGGTCATGGCGCTCGCCTGCGCGGTGCTCGCGCTCGTGCTGCCGCTCGCGGGCCGCGCGTGGCGCGTCGTGCTCGGGGTGCTCGCCCTCGCGCTCGGCGCCGGCCTCATCGCGCACGTCTCGGCGGCGCAGGGCGGCATCGGGCGCGCGCTCGACGTGCTCGTCGCCGACGCGACGGGCATCGCCGGCAGCGCGCAGGCGGCCGAGGTCGCGAGCCTCGTCGCCGACGGCTGGCAGGGCGCAGGCTTCGCCGCGGGCGCCGTCGCCGCGATCGCGGGCGCGTGGACGCTCGCGACGGGGCACCGCTGGCCCGCGCGGGCGAAGCGCGCGGCGCGCTACGAGCGCACCGGCTCGGGACTCGCCTGGGACGCGATGGACGACGGCGAGGATCCGACTCGATAG